The following coding sequences are from one Pigmentibacter sp. JX0631 window:
- a CDS encoding carboxy terminal-processing peptidase, which yields MIFNKTRVFLTIAAVTIAVPLGQYLKIIPSFQNANSEESIKKNPKIVSSYLSCATLSERMKDFLKNHYVFRTFEPELAKRTFDTFIKLLDPGKLYFTRDDINEFQKQQPDLFKNINNYDCRLITGENGIYERYRKRISEATQLAKEALKQNQDFTKDEYLETDRKKIEWAKSTDELKERWRKTIKFIVLNMKDSDDIEKVRTRLMKRYDLIKKDIDSKTSDERFSLFLNSFAFSLDPHSSFLTPIDNAQFQADFSLKFVGIGATLKSVDGYTVIDSVVPGGAAAKDGRLKKNDKIVAVDSGDNSGIQDVIEMDLSKVVQLIRGKEGTTVKLVILRKEIDGKMNRFTIALKRAVVQIKDNEAKSDIMTINNKKIGVLNLPSFYIDYKGCQDSPSTCRSSFNDMYREIKKLKQLKVDGIVLDLRRNGGGDLNETQKIVSLFIKNPIVTQVEDKDKNVRILPGGELKEDPYLGPLGILVSKYTASASEIVSGAVQDYGRGIIMGNSRTFGKGTVQTVIEVPGTGGRVTDGAIHVTIAKFFRPSGKSNQEKGILSDIVIPDIIEATDIGEKENDYALPYTIIKASRDFKPEKDLSNLIVDLQKLSKERVEKSDEFKKINEAIEKAKKEKNTLVSLKESKTNLAKGTQAKQSKDKTASNKENSNLDKVANKDSSSKNKKNTISSNDPVVEDEENFEFSPKVIRKNDIQLKEAVNILIDSIRLSSNNKN from the coding sequence ATGATTTTTAATAAAACACGAGTATTTTTAACTATTGCAGCTGTTACGATCGCAGTTCCTTTAGGACAATATCTTAAAATTATTCCATCTTTTCAAAATGCTAATTCAGAAGAAAGCATTAAAAAGAACCCTAAAATAGTATCGTCTTATTTAAGCTGTGCTACCTTATCTGAAAGAATGAAAGATTTTCTAAAAAATCATTATGTTTTTAGAACGTTTGAGCCTGAATTAGCAAAAAGAACATTTGATACTTTCATAAAACTTTTAGATCCAGGAAAATTATATTTTACTCGAGATGATATTAATGAATTTCAAAAACAACAACCTGATTTATTTAAAAATATTAATAATTATGATTGCCGTTTGATTACAGGTGAGAACGGAATTTATGAAAGATATCGGAAAAGAATTTCCGAAGCAACTCAATTAGCTAAGGAAGCTTTAAAACAAAACCAAGATTTTACTAAAGATGAATATTTAGAAACTGATAGGAAAAAAATTGAATGGGCAAAATCTACAGATGAATTAAAGGAACGTTGGCGAAAAACTATTAAGTTTATAGTTTTAAATATGAAAGATTCTGATGATATTGAAAAAGTTAGAACTCGATTAATGAAACGTTATGACCTAATTAAGAAAGATATTGATTCAAAAACATCTGATGAAAGATTTTCTTTATTTTTAAATTCCTTTGCTTTTTCTTTAGACCCGCATTCAAGTTTTCTAACTCCGATAGATAATGCTCAATTTCAAGCAGATTTTAGTTTAAAATTTGTTGGAATAGGCGCTACCTTAAAATCTGTTGATGGGTATACCGTTATTGATTCTGTGGTACCTGGTGGTGCTGCTGCCAAAGATGGAAGACTTAAAAAGAATGATAAAATTGTTGCCGTAGATTCGGGCGACAATTCAGGAATTCAAGATGTAATTGAAATGGATCTTAGTAAAGTAGTTCAATTAATACGAGGAAAAGAAGGTACTACAGTAAAGCTAGTTATCCTTAGAAAAGAAATAGATGGTAAAATGAATCGATTTACTATCGCTTTGAAAAGAGCTGTAGTTCAAATTAAAGATAATGAAGCTAAAAGTGATATCATGACAATTAATAATAAGAAAATCGGTGTTCTTAATTTGCCGAGTTTCTATATTGATTACAAAGGATGCCAAGACAGTCCTTCAACATGTCGTAGCTCTTTCAACGATATGTATCGAGAAATTAAAAAACTTAAGCAATTAAAAGTCGATGGTATTGTATTAGATTTACGCAGAAATGGCGGCGGAGATTTAAATGAAACTCAAAAAATTGTCAGTTTATTTATTAAAAATCCAATCGTAACTCAAGTTGAAGATAAAGATAAAAATGTAAGAATACTTCCTGGCGGAGAATTAAAAGAGGATCCTTATTTAGGGCCATTAGGAATTCTTGTAAGTAAATACACTGCATCTGCCTCAGAAATTGTTTCAGGTGCTGTCCAAGATTACGGACGTGGTATAATTATGGGTAACAGTCGTACTTTCGGAAAAGGAACAGTGCAAACAGTTATTGAAGTACCTGGTACAGGAGGAAGAGTAACTGACGGTGCCATTCATGTTACGATTGCAAAGTTTTTTAGACCAAGCGGTAAAAGTAACCAAGAAAAGGGAATATTATCTGATATTGTGATACCAGATATTATTGAAGCAACTGATATTGGTGAAAAAGAAAATGATTACGCTTTACCATATACAATAATAAAAGCTTCCCGAGATTTCAAACCTGAAAAAGATTTATCTAACTTAATAGTAGATTTACAAAAATTAAGTAAAGAAAGAGTTGAAAAATCAGATGAATTTAAAAAAATAAATGAAGCTATTGAAAAGGCTAAAAAAGAGAAAAACACTTTAGTTTCATTAAAAGAAAGTAAAACTAATTTAGCAAAGGGGACACAAGCAAAACAAAGTAAAGATAAAACCGCTAGCAATAAAGAAAATAGCAATCTTGATAAAGTAGCTAATAAAGATAGTAGTAGTAAAAACAAGAAAAATACCATTTCTAGTAACGATCCTGTAGTTGAGGATGAAGAAAATTTTGAATTTTCACCAAAAGTTATTAGAAAAAATGACATTCAATTGAAAGAAGCAGTAAATATTTTGATAGATAGCATTCGACTTTCAAGTAATAATAAAAATTAG
- a CDS encoding APC family permease: MQFKRQIGAGGVMFASIGAMVGSGWLFSSLYASQLAGPAAIISWIIATFFIIIIALTFAELGTLFPIAGGIANYPFFTHGKLAGFLLGWISWLSFLVLTPIEVQATIQYMTNFFPSLTRVENNIHHLTVGGYITATVLMLLLVFINTRGVKFMSDTNKVFSIWKLAVPALAILIFFLSAKGTTNLTLESAGGFAPYGWQGIFSALAVAGIVFSFNGFQIGIMMAAETKDPQKNIPKAIIGSVLLGALLYILLQTSFLMAVPEEALKHGWSHLSFTGDAGPLAGLALTLGVVWLAYLLYVDAVISPLGAGIVYAASSSRVLYALSANGYIPQQIKKIDKRGIPITSVWVNFALGMLAFLPFPGWQGMVAFLSSTMIAGYAIVPICIVALREQQPNLHRPFRLPMYKMFCLLAFFICNLMLYWSGWDIISKLFVAVLVGFFIYFSMLVYKKELRENIPTWRNALWIFVYLAGLCLFTKFGSFDQGLKIIPEGVDYLLLAIFSYGIMLLSKATMLPKEIAEKNINLILSGHSGIAEIETETKEKILSNG, from the coding sequence ATGCAATTTAAAAGACAAATAGGTGCTGGGGGGGTCATGTTCGCTTCAATTGGAGCGATGGTTGGTTCTGGTTGGCTTTTTAGTTCCTTATATGCTTCCCAATTAGCAGGACCCGCAGCAATTATATCTTGGATCATTGCTACATTTTTTATAATTATTATTGCCCTTACTTTTGCTGAATTAGGAACATTATTTCCGATAGCCGGTGGAATTGCTAATTATCCATTTTTCACCCATGGAAAACTAGCAGGGTTTCTTTTAGGTTGGATTTCTTGGTTATCTTTTTTAGTTCTAACTCCTATTGAAGTACAAGCTACTATTCAATACATGACAAACTTCTTCCCCTCTTTAACAAGAGTAGAAAACAATATTCATCACCTAACTGTTGGTGGTTATATTACAGCTACTGTTCTTATGCTTCTTCTTGTTTTTATAAATACAAGAGGCGTTAAATTCATGTCAGATACAAACAAAGTGTTTAGTATTTGGAAATTAGCAGTTCCAGCATTGGCCATACTTATCTTTTTTTTAAGTGCTAAAGGAACTACTAATTTAACTTTAGAATCAGCAGGAGGTTTTGCACCTTACGGCTGGCAAGGAATATTCTCTGCACTGGCAGTGGCTGGTATTGTATTTTCATTTAATGGGTTTCAAATTGGAATTATGATGGCGGCTGAAACAAAAGATCCGCAAAAAAATATTCCGAAAGCTATCATAGGCTCAGTATTACTTGGTGCTTTACTTTATATTCTTCTACAAACATCTTTCTTAATGGCTGTTCCCGAAGAAGCTTTAAAACATGGATGGTCACATCTATCTTTTACAGGTGATGCTGGTCCATTAGCTGGTTTAGCTCTTACATTAGGTGTCGTCTGGCTTGCTTACTTACTTTATGTCGATGCCGTTATTTCGCCACTTGGAGCTGGTATTGTTTATGCAGCTTCAAGCTCAAGAGTGTTGTATGCATTGAGTGCAAATGGATATATTCCACAGCAAATTAAAAAAATAGATAAAAGAGGAATACCAATTACAAGTGTATGGGTAAATTTTGCACTAGGAATGCTTGCCTTTTTACCTTTTCCAGGATGGCAGGGAATGGTTGCTTTTTTATCATCGACTATGATCGCAGGATATGCTATTGTTCCTATTTGTATTGTAGCTTTAAGAGAACAACAACCAAATTTACATAGACCTTTTCGCTTACCGATGTACAAAATGTTTTGTCTATTAGCATTTTTCATTTGTAATTTAATGCTTTATTGGTCTGGTTGGGACATTATTAGCAAATTATTTGTTGCTGTTTTAGTCGGCTTCTTCATTTATTTTTCGATGTTAGTATACAAAAAAGAATTGCGTGAAAATATTCCTACTTGGCGTAATGCTTTATGGATCTTTGTTTATTTAGCAGGTCTCTGTTTATTTACTAAATTTGGTTCTTTTGACCAAGGTTTAAAAATAATTCCAGAAGGAGTAGACTACTTATTATTAGCTATTTTTTCTTATGGAATAATGCTACTATCTAAAGCAACAATGTTACCAAAAGAAATTGCCGAAAAAAATATAAATTTAATACTTTCTGGGCACAGCGGCATTGCTGAAATTGAAACTGAGACTAAAGAAAAAATACTTTCAAATGGATAA
- a CDS encoding GyrI-like domain-containing protein, which yields MKITDTALEEFKLVGIFVRTNNKNEFTPNLGKIPGNFNRYFGEKIFEKIQHRVKPFVTYAVYTEYESDENGEYTHFLGEEVSSFENQDTSLFKTITISKNSYLKFTSAKGKMPDIVINVWQKIWSMQHSEFHGKRNFLADFELYDSRAIDPENSEVDIYIGKSSY from the coding sequence ATGAAAATAACTGATACTGCATTAGAAGAGTTCAAACTAGTTGGCATTTTTGTCAGAACAAATAATAAAAACGAGTTCACCCCAAACTTAGGAAAAATACCTGGAAATTTTAATAGATATTTTGGCGAAAAAATATTTGAGAAAATTCAACACAGAGTGAAACCTTTTGTTACTTATGCAGTCTATACCGAGTACGAAAGCGATGAAAATGGGGAGTATACTCATTTCCTTGGTGAAGAAGTTTCTTCATTTGAAAATCAGGATACTAGTTTATTTAAAACAATAACAATTTCTAAAAATAGTTATCTAAAATTTACATCTGCAAAAGGAAAAATGCCTGATATCGTAATAAATGTTTGGCAAAAAATTTGGAGCATGCAGCATTCTGAGTTTCACGGAAAAAGAAACTTTCTTGCTGATTTTGAGCTCTATGATTCTAGAGCTATTGATCCAGAGAATTCTGAAGTAGATATTTATATTGGAAAATCAAGCTATTAG
- a CDS encoding acyl-CoA thioesterase yields the protein MSNIKNIQKFYYNLTIKEHHLDTFGHVNNAVYLELFEEARWEFITENGYGLKKIQQEKKGPIILETNIKFLKELKLREKIIIETFCTEVSKKIIKIKHFIRNTEDIICSEADFTMAFFDLEKRKIIEQPKEWLNAIGIHFADEMSN from the coding sequence ATGAGTAATATAAAAAATATTCAGAAATTCTACTATAATTTAACTATTAAAGAACACCATTTAGATACATTTGGACATGTTAATAACGCTGTGTATTTAGAGCTTTTTGAAGAAGCGCGCTGGGAATTTATTACTGAAAATGGATATGGATTAAAAAAAATACAGCAAGAAAAAAAGGGACCAATAATATTAGAAACTAATATTAAATTTTTAAAGGAACTAAAGTTAAGAGAAAAAATTATAATTGAAACATTTTGTACAGAAGTTTCAAAAAAAATTATAAAAATTAAACATTTTATTAGAAATACTGAGGATATCATTTGTTCAGAAGCAGACTTTACTATGGCATTTTTTGATCTTGAAAAAAGAAAAATAATTGAACAACCCAAAGAATGGTTAAATGCTATAGGAATTCATTTTGCTGATGAAATGAGTAACTGA
- a CDS encoding NAD(P)/FAD-dependent oxidoreductase, producing the protein MNNEIYDITILGGGPTGLFAAFYAGMRNAKCKIIDSMPALGGRLTAVYPEKYIYDVAGFPKILARDLIDNLVEQIKPYNTTICLNENTLSIQQLEDQIWEIKTNLTTHYSKTIIIAAGVGSYSPKKHQGIGADLFEGKGIEYAVIEKNIYKDKNVIIAGGGDSALDWANELVSISKSVTLIHRSDKFRAHDDSISKLKKTNAKIILNSEISGFYGNDTKLQEVLIKGLDDHHEEIIKVDAALIMFGFNSSLGKIKEWGLNLVGNGICVNEKMETNLPGIFAAGDIAKYSAKLDLIVTGFSEAAIAVAFAKVYLNPKEKAQPLHSTTVMEIKEKKEKRLNAAVKET; encoded by the coding sequence ATGAATAATGAAATTTATGATATTACTATATTAGGTGGTGGGCCTACTGGATTATTCGCAGCTTTCTATGCAGGAATGCGAAATGCAAAATGTAAAATAATTGATTCCATGCCAGCGTTAGGGGGAAGGCTTACCGCTGTCTATCCAGAAAAATATATTTATGATGTTGCCGGTTTTCCTAAAATTCTAGCAAGAGATTTAATAGATAATTTAGTAGAACAAATAAAACCTTATAATACAACAATATGTTTAAATGAAAATACTTTATCAATTCAACAATTAGAAGATCAAATCTGGGAAATTAAAACAAATTTAACTACTCATTATTCAAAAACAATAATTATAGCTGCTGGAGTTGGATCATATAGTCCTAAAAAACATCAAGGAATAGGAGCAGATCTTTTTGAAGGAAAAGGAATTGAATATGCGGTTATTGAAAAAAATATATATAAAGATAAAAATGTAATTATTGCCGGTGGCGGTGATTCAGCTCTTGATTGGGCCAATGAATTGGTATCTATTTCTAAATCAGTTACTTTAATACATAGGTCAGATAAATTTAGAGCGCATGATGATTCAATTTCAAAACTCAAAAAAACAAACGCGAAAATAATACTTAATTCAGAAATTTCTGGTTTTTATGGTAACGATACTAAATTGCAAGAAGTTTTAATAAAAGGATTAGATGATCATCATGAAGAAATAATCAAAGTTGATGCTGCTTTAATAATGTTTGGTTTTAATAGTTCGCTTGGTAAGATAAAAGAGTGGGGCTTAAATTTGGTTGGTAATGGTATTTGTGTTAATGAAAAAATGGAAACTAATTTGCCTGGTATATTTGCTGCCGGAGATATTGCAAAATATTCAGCAAAACTTGATTTAATTGTTACAGGTTTTTCAGAAGCAGCTATAGCTGTCGCTTTTGCGAAGGTTTACTTAAATCCCAAAGAAAAAGCGCAGCCCTTGCATTCTACAACTGTAATGGAAATTAAAGAAAAGAAAGAAAAACGTTTAAACGCTGCAGTTAAGGAGACATAA
- a CDS encoding SDR family oxidoreductase, with translation MQNELFSVKNKKILITGASSGLGAHYAEVLAKAGAHLFLIARREEQLKNLVKSLNKENANVMYLSLDLTNLNLLQKSISELLNKINGVDVLINNAGYSPKIKKSVFELENSDWNDIFDINLKSMWYLTTIVANNMQLNKINGSIINISSTVANRTRIGNPLYGISKSAVISLTKKYAVEFAKYNIRVNSIAPGFFETDMNRHFIQTQQGKDFLEKTIPLGRKGNYDELNGALFLFASNASTYITGESIFVDGGYIANSISN, from the coding sequence ATGCAAAACGAACTATTTTCAGTGAAAAATAAAAAAATATTAATAACGGGCGCTTCTTCGGGTTTAGGTGCTCACTATGCAGAAGTTCTAGCTAAGGCTGGTGCGCATTTATTTTTAATTGCTAGAAGGGAAGAACAATTAAAAAATCTTGTTAAAAGTTTAAATAAAGAAAATGCAAATGTAATGTATTTATCGCTTGATTTAACAAATTTAAATTTATTGCAAAAAAGTATTTCTGAATTACTAAATAAAATAAATGGTGTAGATGTTCTTATTAATAATGCTGGTTATTCACCTAAAATAAAAAAAAGTGTTTTTGAGCTAGAAAATTCTGATTGGAATGATATTTTTGATATTAACTTAAAAAGCATGTGGTATCTTACAACAATTGTAGCAAATAATATGCAGTTAAATAAAATAAATGGTAGTATCATAAATATTTCATCAACTGTTGCAAATAGAACAAGAATTGGAAATCCACTTTATGGTATTTCTAAATCAGCAGTTATTTCTTTGACAAAGAAATATGCTGTTGAATTTGCTAAATATAACATAAGAGTAAATTCAATTGCCCCAGGTTTTTTTGAAACAGACATGAATAGACATTTTATTCAAACCCAGCAAGGTAAAGATTTTCTAGAAAAAACTATTCCCCTTGGAAGAAAAGGTAATTACGATGAACTAAATGGAGCACTATTTTTATTTGCATCAAATGCTTCAACTTATATTACAGGTGAAAGTATTTTTGTGGATGGTGGTTATATAGCAAATTCAATTTCTAATTAA
- a CDS encoding multicopper oxidase family protein: MNKLISLSLSSLVLLSCINLYASEMGHHSPNNKTISTEERFSESINNLNFVKKSQIIKLKDGDSFTLTAAIVKQKIGNKTIRRYAYNGSIPGPLIVVPKNAKIKLKFVNQTDTDQTLHSHGLRLDYRFDGVVGIGQKTPVKPGESFDYELFFPDAGVYWYHPHVREDYSQDMGLYGNYLVKDGLKEEPFNKQISLVLDDVLLSKDAKPYFKDFTNYAAMGRFGNIMLINGIPNYVTEVNKGDVVRLYLTNTSNTRTFQFKIPNVKIKLIAGDASNYEKQSWVDSVTIAPSERYTIDVLFEKEGSFNIESINPQKNLKLGTIKVIKGKSQKDYTKEFGILSEDSEVIKDIDKVRPFLDKKVDKNIALRVKMDMSHAEENPPEIEWEDTMPEMNSMMTSKEVTWQIEDLDTKKMNMDILWKFKKGNYYKIKIFNDPKSNHPMQHPIHFHGQRFLIVTRNGVKTTNYTWKDTALVKTGETVEILLEASNPGKWMSHCHIAEHLSAGMMIGFDVEE, encoded by the coding sequence ATGAATAAATTAATTTCTTTATCGTTAAGTTCTTTAGTACTTTTATCATGTATAAATCTTTATGCCTCTGAGATGGGGCATCATTCACCTAATAATAAAACAATTAGCACCGAAGAAAGATTCAGTGAATCTATAAATAATTTAAATTTTGTAAAAAAATCTCAAATCATTAAATTAAAAGATGGAGATAGTTTTACTTTAACAGCAGCTATTGTTAAGCAAAAAATTGGAAATAAAACTATTAGAAGATATGCTTATAATGGTAGTATTCCAGGGCCATTAATCGTTGTTCCAAAAAATGCAAAAATTAAATTAAAATTTGTTAATCAAACAGATACCGATCAAACATTACATTCACATGGACTACGCTTGGATTATCGCTTTGATGGAGTAGTGGGAATTGGACAAAAGACACCTGTAAAACCTGGTGAATCATTTGATTATGAATTATTTTTTCCTGACGCAGGAGTATATTGGTATCATCCGCATGTTCGTGAAGACTACTCACAAGATATGGGATTGTATGGAAATTATTTAGTCAAAGATGGGTTAAAAGAAGAACCATTTAACAAGCAAATTTCTTTAGTTCTTGATGATGTTTTACTTAGTAAAGATGCAAAACCTTATTTTAAAGACTTCACAAATTATGCTGCTATGGGACGTTTTGGAAATATAATGTTAATTAACGGAATACCAAATTACGTAACAGAAGTAAACAAAGGAGATGTAGTTAGATTATATCTAACAAATACTTCAAATACAAGAACATTTCAATTTAAAATTCCAAATGTGAAGATAAAACTTATTGCTGGGGACGCAAGTAACTATGAAAAACAATCTTGGGTAGATAGCGTCACAATAGCACCTTCTGAGCGATATACAATTGATGTTTTATTTGAGAAAGAAGGTTCTTTTAATATTGAAAGTATCAATCCGCAAAAAAATTTAAAGCTTGGAACTATAAAAGTAATAAAAGGGAAATCTCAAAAAGATTATACTAAAGAGTTCGGAATTTTAAGTGAAGATTCTGAAGTTATAAAAGATATAGATAAAGTAAGACCTTTTTTAGATAAAAAAGTTGATAAAAATATAGCATTAAGAGTCAAAATGGATATGAGTCATGCTGAAGAAAATCCCCCAGAAATTGAATGGGAAGATACCATGCCTGAAATGAATTCCATGATGACTTCGAAGGAAGTAACATGGCAAATTGAGGACCTCGATACAAAAAAAATGAACATGGATATATTATGGAAATTTAAAAAAGGAAATTATTATAAAATAAAAATATTTAATGATCCGAAATCGAACCATCCTATGCAACACCCTATTCATTTTCATGGACAAAGATTTTTAATTGTTACTCGCAATGGTGTAAAAACAACAAACTATACTTGGAAAGATACTGCTCTAGTGAAAACAGGTGAAACAGTAGAAATATTATTAGAAGCATCAAATCCTGGCAAATGGATGTCACATTGTCATATTGCTGAACATCTATCAGCTGGAATGATGATCGGTTTTGACGTGGAAGAATAA
- a CDS encoding superoxide dismutase family protein, whose translation MNFRLALLFSIGGLFFVSCESSKSNDTKSYQINLLPKNDTKATGQILVESNIQNKIHITGKIIGLTPNSVHGFHIHEKGDCSDPAAMNAGGHFNPDSHHQHGESIVTSGYKHQHAGDLGNIKANTNGIAVIDVYIEKPVNLITDDKFSILGKSIIIHADEDDEKTAPAGNAGKRILCGVIK comes from the coding sequence ATGAACTTTCGCTTGGCTCTTCTTTTTTCTATAGGTGGATTATTCTTTGTCTCATGTGAATCTAGTAAAAGTAACGATACAAAAAGTTATCAAATTAATTTATTACCAAAAAATGATACCAAAGCAACAGGACAAATATTAGTTGAATCTAATATTCAAAATAAAATTCATATTACTGGAAAAATTATTGGTTTAACCCCAAATTCTGTGCACGGATTCCATATTCACGAAAAAGGTGACTGTTCTGACCCCGCAGCAATGAATGCCGGAGGACATTTCAATCCAGATAGTCATCATCAGCATGGTGAGTCTATTGTAACTTCTGGATACAAACATCAACATGCCGGTGATTTAGGAAATATCAAGGCTAATACAAATGGCATAGCAGTCATTGATGTTTATATTGAAAAACCTGTAAACTTAATTACTGATGATAAATTTTCTATTTTAGGAAAATCAATTATTATTCATGCAGATGAAGATGACGAAAAAACTGCACCAGCAGGAAATGCAGGCAAAAGAATTTTATGCGGGGTCATCAAATAA
- a CDS encoding (2Fe-2S)-binding protein has protein sequence MLMCLCYGVSCKDIKTLVNQGFDSKESVQEQCFAGTGCGCCLEALEKLVESEKNLAKFSNLTTSHASVEQDNSLIQYP, from the coding sequence ATGTTGATGTGTTTATGCTACGGAGTTTCTTGTAAGGATATAAAAACCCTTGTAAATCAAGGGTTTGATTCAAAAGAAAGCGTCCAAGAACAGTGCTTTGCCGGAACTGGTTGTGGATGTTGTCTTGAAGCATTAGAAAAATTAGTCGAAAGCGAAAAAAATTTAGCCAAATTTTCTAATCTTACGACTTCTCATGCATCTGTTGAGCAAGATAATTCTCTAATCCAATATCCTTAA
- the bfr gene encoding bacterioferritin, with product MKGDANVIKALNEVLTGELTAINQYFLHARMCKNWGYHRIAEKTYKESIEEMKHAQELLDRVLFLDGIPNLQKLDKLNIGETVKEQLESDLALEHTALDRLKNGIDICKNAKDHTSAELLEEILEDEEEHVDWLETQLSLIKDIGLENYLAQQMHEKS from the coding sequence ATGAAAGGTGATGCTAATGTTATAAAAGCCTTGAATGAGGTATTAACTGGCGAACTTACTGCAATTAATCAATATTTTTTACACGCCAGAATGTGTAAAAATTGGGGTTATCATAGAATTGCAGAAAAAACTTACAAAGAATCCATTGAAGAAATGAAACATGCGCAAGAGTTATTAGATAGAGTTTTGTTTTTAGATGGGATCCCAAATTTACAAAAATTAGATAAATTGAACATTGGTGAAACCGTGAAGGAACAGCTTGAGTCTGATTTAGCTTTAGAACATACCGCTCTTGATCGGTTAAAAAATGGAATTGATATTTGTAAGAATGCTAAAGATCATACCAGTGCTGAACTATTAGAAGAAATTTTGGAAGATGAAGAAGAGCATGTTGATTGGCTTGAAACACAATTAAGCCTAATTAAGGATATTGGATTAGAGAATTATCTTGCTCAACAGATGCATGAGAAGTCGTAA
- a CDS encoding DUF3025 domain-containing protein, whose translation MVHPEITRVEKKRAENSILTTSRCWDAEFLSCSELFFPIMPYGQIFSNHSNWPTLEQLNLSKPQETKTWTGFDLKFVLQKGKRCYEGFNSLYEPRIFLQGEIRTRYENWHDFYNALIWFTFPKIKASLNMRQFFAFDENAEFPWKYPPKSRTREQDFLTIFDEGGCLLVKTDGFKIPFLFGHAVYERMTLGENDISMSCFEIDCNNDFINLSLLNKIQYLDEIGSQTLSSRNAYSNGCPFYPLKIKDALSYLKDLKNLSNYQSNA comes from the coding sequence ATGGTACACCCTGAAATTACAAGGGTTGAGAAAAAAAGAGCAGAAAATTCTATCCTAACAACAAGCAGATGTTGGGACGCAGAATTTTTAAGTTGCTCTGAGTTGTTCTTCCCTATTATGCCATATGGACAAATTTTTTCCAACCACTCAAATTGGCCAACATTGGAACAGCTAAATCTTTCTAAGCCACAAGAAACAAAAACTTGGACCGGGTTTGATTTAAAATTTGTCCTACAAAAAGGGAAAAGATGTTATGAAGGTTTTAACAGCCTCTATGAACCAAGAATTTTTTTGCAAGGAGAAATAAGAACTAGGTATGAAAATTGGCACGATTTTTATAATGCTCTTATTTGGTTTACTTTTCCAAAAATTAAAGCTTCTTTGAATATGCGCCAGTTCTTTGCGTTTGATGAAAACGCTGAATTTCCTTGGAAATATCCACCTAAGTCACGAACAAGAGAGCAGGATTTTCTTACCATTTTTGACGAAGGAGGTTGTTTGTTAGTAAAAACAGATGGCTTTAAAATTCCATTTTTATTTGGTCATGCGGTTTATGAGAGAATGACTTTAGGTGAAAATGACATTTCTATGAGTTGTTTTGAAATCGACTGCAATAACGATTTTATAAATTTATCTTTACTAAACAAAATTCAATATTTAGATGAAATAGGCAGTCAAACTCTTTCTTCAAGAAATGCATATTCCAATGGTTGTCCATTTTATCCTTTAAAAATTAAAGATGCATTAAGCTATTTGAAAGATTTAAAGAATCTATCCAATTATCAGAGTAATGCCTAA